From Coffea arabica cultivar ET-39 chromosome 2e, Coffea Arabica ET-39 HiFi, whole genome shotgun sequence, the proteins below share one genomic window:
- the LOC140036358 gene encoding uncharacterized protein, with protein sequence MVSYAEKVERQALPIKTPSGRTTTYSSTPWRRDQLPTSNAWPRQGNKERENRRMEQPFHPSATPSKPTPRPTLPRANTSTNQPKACFKCKGIGHLMAQCPNRSIMYMNEEGMWQSEGEEEYADMPPLEEEGKDADLVEKEEDPVARTMVTMRVLNAQAQEDDLQRTNIFHTRCKIGDEVCLMIIDSGSCTNCVAADFVEQKHLPWTYHPKPYRLSWLNDGGEVKVTKQALITFSIGRYKDQVLCDVIPMQASHVLLGRPWEYDRQADHIGLTNKYKFIMDNLKITLSPLTPTQVYEEQLHLRKERKKREADYSSFYTLGITDSLPSAIYSLLLEFNDVFPEELPKGLPPIRGIEHQIDFVPGAILPNRPAYRANPEETKEIQSKSLDEHVEHLRLVLSALRENRLFANMKKCVFCTPEVNFLGYIVGANGISVDPAKVKAILEWPTPTNVSQVRSFHGLASFYRRFVKDFSTIAAPLNETIKKNVGFQWGKEQEESFNKLKDLLTSAPILALPNFDVTFEVECDASGIGIGAVLHQNNRPLAYFSEKLSGGALNYPTYDKELYAVVRALEVWQHYLMPKEFVIHTDHESIKFLKGMKVSCSKKIAYVFPIVRLGNYLLEKPMVED encoded by the exons ATGGTGTCTTATGCAGAGAAGGTGGAAAGGCAAGCCTTACCTATAAAGACACCTAGTGGCCGAACCACTACATACTCTTCCACACCTTGGAGAAGAGATCAATTGCCAACATCCAATGCTTGGCCGAGGCAAGGCaataaagaaagggaaaacagGCGAATGGAGCAACCGTTCCATCCGAGTGCAACTCCTTCTAAACCAACCCCGCGGCCGACTCTTCCAAGGGCAAATACGTCTACCAACCAGCCAAAGGCATGTTTCAAATGCAAGGGAATTGGCCACCTCATGGCTCAATGCCCTAACCGAAGCATCATGTACATGAATGAAGAGGGAATGTGGCAAAGCGAAGGAGAGGAGGAATATGCGGACATGCCACCACTTGAAGAAGAGGGGAAGGATGCTGACCTGGTTGAAAAAGAAGAGGACCCCGTGGCTCGAACTATGGTGACTATGAGAGTGCTAAATGCACAAGCTcaagaagatgatctccaaCGGACCAACATTTTTCATACGAGATGCAAAATTGGAGATGAGGTATGTCTCATGATCATTGATAGTGGCTCTTGTACTAATTGCGTAGCTGCTGACTTTGTCGAGCAAAAGCACCTTCCATGGACTTACCACCCTAAACCCTATAGACTATCTTGGTTAAATGATGGGGGGGAAGTCAAGGTGACCAAACAAGCTTTAATCACTTTTTCTATCGGTCGATACAAGGACCAAGTTTTATGTGATGTAATTCCTATGCAAGCTAGTCATGTCTTGTTAGGGCGTCCGTGGGAGTATGATCGGCAGGCTGATCATATTGGACTCACTAATAAGTATAAGTTCATTATGGACAACCTCAAGATCACTCTTTCACCCTTGACACCtacacaagtgtatgaggaACAATTGCATCTAAGAAAAGAGCGAAAGAAAAG GGAAgctgattattcttctttttacacACTAGGCATAACCGATTCTCTTCCTAGTGCAATCTACTCTCTTTTGCTAGAATTCAATGATGTGTTTCCGGAGGAACTACCAAAAGGATTACCTCCAATTCGAGGTATCGAACATCAAATCGACTTTGTTCCTGGAGCAATTCTCCCAAATCGACCAGCCTATAGAGCAAATccggaggaaacaaaggaaatccaaaG CAAGTCTTTAGATGAACATGTTGAGCATTTGCGACTTGTTTTAAGTGCCTTGCGTGAAAATAGGTTGTTTGCTAACATGAAAAAATGTGTCTTCTGCACTCCTGAAGTTAATTTCcttggatatattgttggtgcAAATGGCATAAGTGTTGATCCCGCCAAGGTAAAAGCCATCTTAGAGTGGCCGACTCCAACCAATGTGTCTCAAGTAAggtcttttcatggtcttgcaagTTTCTATAGGAGATTTGTTAAAGACTTTAGTACTATTGCAGCACCTTTGAATGAGACAATTAAAAAGAATGTGGGGTTTCAATGGGGAAAAGAGCAAGAAGAGTCATTTAATAAGCTTAAGGATTTGTTAACTTCAGCACCTATTCTTGCTTTGCCTAATTTTGATGTGACgtttgaagttgaatgtgatgctagtgGGATCGGCATAGGGGCTGTCTTACATCAAAATAATAGACCCTTGGCATATTTCAGTGAAAAGTTGAGTGGGGGAGCTCTTAATTACCCTACTTATGATAAAGAATTGTATGCTGTTGTGCGTGCTCTTGAAGTGTGGCAGCATTATCTTATGCCTAAGGAATTTGTGATACATACTGatcatgaatcaattaaattccttAAGG GCATGAAGGTttcttgttcaaagaaaattgCCTATGTATTCCCAATTGTTCGCTTAGGGAATTACTTGTTAGAGAAGCCCATGGTGGAGGATTGA
- the LOC140036359 gene encoding uncharacterized protein has protein sequence MASYEALYGRKCRSPICWDEISERKTLGPTTVPWIEEVYEKVKLIRQKIQTVQSRQKSYADNRGKDLKFAVGDQVFLKITSLKASLMAGRGKKLHLRFVGPYKVLQRVANVAYKLELPPSLSRIHNVLHVSILKKYYPNPSHVLQLESIEIDETLTYEEKSLKLLDRKVKELGNKQIPLVKVLWRNHRIEEATSEVEEDILGKYPDLFLN, from the coding sequence atggctTCTTATGAGGCTCTTTATGGCCGAAAGTGTAgatctccgatttgttgggatgaaataaGTGAAAGAAAAACCTTAGGCCCAACTACAGTACCATGGATTGAAGAGgtgtatgaaaaggtgaagTTGATACGCCAAAAGATTCAAACAGTTCAGAGccgccaaaagagttatgcagataatcgAGGGAAAGATTTGAAGTTTGCAGTTGGAGATCAAGTTTTCCTTAAGATCACTTccttaaaagcaagtttgatggcaGGAAGAGGAAAGAAGTTGCACCTAagatttgtaggaccttataagGTTCTTCAACGTGTGGCGAACGTGGCCTATAAATTAGAACTACCACCAAGTTTATCCCGAATCCATAATGTTTTGCATGTATCTATACTCAAGAAATACTATCCAAATCCCTCCCATGTACTGCAACTAGAGagtattgagattgatgagacaTTAACATATGAGGAAAAATCACTGAAGCTTTTGGACCGAAAAGTGAAAGAATTGGGGAATAAGCAAATCCCTTTGGTAAAAGTCCTATGGAGGAATCACAGAATAGAGGAAGCAACTTCGGAGGTAGAAGAAGATATTCTAGGGAAATATCCAGACTTATTTTTGAATTAA